One window of the Oxyura jamaicensis isolate SHBP4307 breed ruddy duck unplaced genomic scaffold, BPBGC_Ojam_1.0 oxyUn_random_OJ72809, whole genome shotgun sequence genome contains the following:
- the TIGD5 gene encoding tigger transposable element-derived protein 5 translates to MALRRAYSIKDKLQAIERVKKGERQASVCRAFGVPGGTLRGWLKDEAKLRWFLEQLGGEVGTQRKKMRLANEEEIDRAVYAWFLALRQHGVPLSGPLIQAQAEAFARQIYGPECTFKASHGWFWRWQKRHGISSQRIYGEGGLPGAEHERAPAARPEPPPTPAADAGGYGDEQIYNANVTGLYWKLLPGQAARRRPAPRQRVTVLLAANLTGSHKLKPLVVGGLRDPPSLRHHNQDKFPACYRYSPEAGLGLALLRAWFFEDFVPGVKRYLRRSCLQQKAVLLLSSPTPPAGGGPEELPQLQTPDGSIRALFLSKGPTGSGSAGGGGRIPAPLEQGVVSAFKQLYKRELLRLAVSCAAGGGSAGGPVDFVRSFLLKDMLYLAGLSWDLIPPGAIEKCWLLGLRAAFEPQPGEEERGDRPAGEEGCGDSKVFSDLTHLAALAYKRLAPEEVADWLHLDDTAPGTGEDDGDEDAEEEGSGGCGVEEEEEEEEEETVAGDGAGGGDSGAGGLGEEGPPLLPTAREAIRGLETALRWLEGQDPRQVGPLKLVQLRSLISMAQRLHRGGSPDP, encoded by the coding sequence ATGGCGCTGAGGCGGGCGTACTCCATCAAGGACAAGCTGCAAGCCATCGAGCGGGTGAAGAAGGGCGAGCGGCAGGCGTCGGTGTGCCGGGCTTtcggggtgccgggggggaCGCTGCGGGGTTGGTTGAAGGACGAGGCGAAGCTGCGTTGGTTCttggagcagctggggggggaggtgggcaCCCAACGCAAGAAGATGAGGTTGGCCAACGAGGAAGAGATCGACCGAGCCGTCTACGCTTGGTTCCTCGCCCTCCGGCAGCACGGCGTCCCCCTCTCCGGACCCCTCATCCAAGCCCAAGCTGAAGCTTTCGCCCGGCAGATCTACGGCCCCGAGTGTACCTTCAAGGCCAGCCACGGTTGGTTCTGGCGCTGGCAGAAGCGCCACGGCATCTCCAGCCAACGCATCTACGGCGAGGGCGGCCTCCCCGGCGCCGAGCACGAGCGggcgcccgccgcccgccccgagCCGCCGCCGACCCCAGCCGCCGACGCCGGGGGCTACGGCGATGAGCAGATCTACAACGCCAACGTCACCGGGCTCTACTGGAAGCTGCTGCCCGGGCAGGCGGCGCGACGGCGGCCGGCTCCTCGCCAACGGGTCACCGTGCTGCTGGCCGCCAACTTGACCGGCTCCCACAAGCTGAAGCCTTTGGTGGTCGGCGGCCTCCGCGACCCCCCCAGCCTCCGCCACCACAACCAGGACAAATTCCCCGCTTGCTATCGTTACAGCCCCGAGGCCGGGTTGGGGCTGGCTCTCCTCAGGGCTTGGTTCTTCGAGGACTTCGTGCCGGGCGTCAAACGGTACCTGCGGCGGAGCTGCTTGCAGCAGAAGGCCGTGTTGTTGCTCAGCTCCCCGACGCCGCCCGCCGGGGGCGGCCCCGAGGAGCTCCCCCAGCTGCAGACTCCCGACGGCTCCATCCGCGCTCTCTTCCTCTCCAAGGGCCCGACCGGGAGCGGCTCGGCCGGAGGGGGCGGCCGAATCCCGGCCCCGTTGGAGCAAGGGGTGGTGTCCGCCTTCAAGCAGCTCTACAAACGGGAGCTGCTGCGCTTGGCCGTCTCGTGCGCGGCCGGGGGCGGCAGCGCCGGCGGCCCCGTGGACTTCGTGCGGTCCTTTCTCCTCAAGGACATGCTCTACTTGGCCGGCCTCTCCTGGGACCTCATCCCCCCCGGCGCCATCGAgaagtgctggctgctggggctgcgcgCCGCCTTCGAGCCCCAGCCTGGGGAGGAAGAGCGAGGAGACCGGCCAGCCGGGGAGGAAGGCTGCGGGGACAGCAAAGTCTTCAGCGACTTGACCCACCTGGCCGCGTTGGCCTACAAGCGCCTGGCTCCCGAGGAGGTGGCCGACTGGCTGCACTTGGATGACACGGCCCCGGGTACGGGAGAGGACGATGGGGATGAGGACGCCGAGGAGGAAGGCTCCGGAGGCTgtggggtggaggaggaggaggaggaggaggaggaagaaacgGTTGCCGGAGATGGGGCTGGTGGAGGGGACAGTGGGGCTGGCGGGCTTGGGGAAGAGGGTCCCCCTTTGCTGCCCACGGCCCGGGAAGccatcagagggctggagaCGGCGCTGCGCTGGCTGGAGGGCCAGGACCCACGGCAAGTGGGGCCGCTGAAGCTGGTGCAGCTCCGCTCCCTCATCAGCATGGCCCAGCGGCTGCACCGCGGCGGCAGCCCCGATCCCTAG